From the genome of Rhinatrema bivittatum chromosome 11, aRhiBiv1.1, whole genome shotgun sequence:
tttatttatttatttgtacatattttatattctgcctttttgtcAGATTGAAGACTTCACTCCTGCAGCAGAAACTGAAACATGGCATGCAATCTAAAAAGGAAAGcttgcattttttaatattttgaaaatagatGTGGTGCAAGTATTAAGGGAGCactaagcaaaaaaaataaaaaataaaaatatgggaCTATGATTAAAACAGTGGTTTTTCTCTGACAGCAGATTGTTGGCGTTTTTTCCCACATTCTGGTTGTCCCTTAAAAATTCAGTGAGTCATTTTGGGTTATTTGAATATTTGCACAGTTGTACAATACTGGTCTTCTTTTGGGAATATGGTATTTTTCGGGTTCTTTTGCGTGGAAACATAACTTGTTTAATATTATCATCAATGGAGATAATTCTTCAATAAGCATCTCCTTATTTCTATACAAGTCCTATTCCACATTCTCAAGGAAAGAAGGCTTATGGAGGGAGTAGGGATGAGAGGTGTGAATGTGCCCCTAatgaccacaatgataaaggggatggaacagctcccccaagaggaaaggctgaagaggttagggctgttcagcttgaagaagagatggctggggggggggggggggatatgatagaggtctagaatgggcagatatgaatcagttatttactctttcagataacagaagtactagggggcactccatgaagttagcatggggcacatttaaaattaatcggagaaaattatttttcacaaaatgcacaattaagctctggaatttgttgccagaggatgtggttagtgcagttagtatagctgtgtttaaaaaaggattggataagttctggaggagaagtctattacctgctattaagttcacttagagaatagccactgccattagcaatggtaacatggaatagacttagtttttgggtacttgccaggttcttatggcctggattggccactgttggaaacaggatgctgggcttgatggacccttggtctgacccagcatggcatgttcttatgttccccatcacatacatctcttttggattgccgcaccccagatgtaCGACTCTCTacttcttgtcattgaatcccagctgccaaatctttgaacattcttcaagctttcttaaatcacttttcattctctctactccttccagcatgtcccttctgttgcagatcttagtatcatctgctatcagacaaactttaccttctatcccttctgcaatgtcactcacaaagatattgaacaggaccgatcccaacactgatccctgtgtcACTCCGTTTAACAcaattctctcttcagagcaggttctaGTTACTATTACACGTTGTCtcctgtcaatcaaccagtttgtaatctacgccaccaccttggtgctcactcccaagcttctcattttattcacaagcctcctatgcaggaccttatcaaaaactttgctgaaatccaaataaatcacattgagcgctcttcttcaatccaattctctagccacccaataaaaaaaaaaataagattggtctgacaggaccttccccagttcatccttgctgcctcaggtccagcaatcttCCCACTAAAGATAggtcactgtcctttccttcagcagagtctccatttattttcccatcaccgaggtgaggctagccggcctttagtttccagcctcctctctgataCACccttgtgaagaggaaccaccaccactcttctccaatcttgtggcaccactcccgtttccatggatctattgaacaggtccttcagcagacctgccagcacatctctgagctcccttagtatcctgggatgaacctcctCAGGCCCCaccatgaccttgtccactttcagtgttcctagctcttcccatacattctcttctgtaaacgtaAGTTGtgtctaccccatccccatctatggtcCTTCTCCGtagtcctctttagtgaacaccgaactgaggtatttgtttaatatttctattatTTCTTCACACATTGCTCatctcctttcaatttcactatagcaCTTCGGGCATTCCTCCTTtccctgatgtatctgaaaaatgttttgtcacctcactttacctctttggcaagcctttcttctgcttgaccttttgcttccctgatttctttcctcatctcccCTTAGCTTCACCTGCTATTCTTCCCTGCTTAAATATATAATCAATAAATAGGGAAAATCATTGTGAACAAACTTGTATACTTATATCCCAGAGATGTCCAACTTATTAAATACAAAGAATAAAAGACCATCAGTAACTGAGCTTCAATTGCATTCAGTACTTTTACTGATAGCAGCCACTTATAACCAATTGGTCCTAAAGTGCCAAAAGATCACCGCTCCGTCACCGAGGGGTGGTATGAGAGTCCTTTATTCTTTGTATTAAATAAGTTGGATATCTCTGGGATATAAGTATAAAAGGCTGTTGGCAATGTTTTTTCTTAGTTATTAGTTTCATGTGCATTATTGTTGGACTTTAACAAACTGTGGGGGTGCAGACCTCAAATggtgtcacaaaaccttcagctgggggtcACCAGTGCCTCCCAGGCTAGCACCTGAAGCAGCGATCTTTGTAGAGTAAGGCTGCATGGGGCCTGTAAGCCGGCGTGTGCTCGCGGGACCTGCAATGGCCCCACCCTTACATGAACTTGTGTAGTAACAGGAAGTCCTGCATAAGAAGAGATCAGTCTTGTGCTGACCTTCATTACTAGTGACGCGACTACTTGCAGATCACCGTCAGGCTTAGGaccagccctgaggagaggccTTAAGTGTGTATGGACCGACAAAACAGGAGGATAGGCTATCTAAGAAAGCCATTAGGGTAACAGAATGGATTAGAAGCCAAAAGGTAGTCCAGTTTTGAGCTTTGTTATTTATGTGTTGCAGCCCCTAcatggggcgaaactcggcctgagttgggcacaTATATAAGATTgcgtctccattcaaataaagctcaaAACTGGACTATCTTTTGGCTTCTAATCCATTCTGTTACCTTAAGTGTGTATGGGCCAGTGGAGATGgcccaagagaaaaatgtccCATCATCAAcctactctctctccctcttaccaGTTGTCATTCACCTTTGGTCTGGGacagaaaggaaaatgttgctgctgactcTGGCCAAAAGCCATTTAGAGAAGGGTCAGATGCAGAAGTCTGAGGGTTGGATCAACTGAAGAAAGATTGACTCTGGGGAGTGAGATGGGGAAATGAAAGCAGATCAACTGGGGGGCTGAGAGAGGAGTTGGGCAGGTGGGAGAAAAGGGCTCAGCTACAAAAACTTGCACGAGaagggctggaaaaaaaaaaaaaggctgagaaggtgagaggagctggggggagggggggatgtaaGAGGCTATCAGCTGGAGGGGGTGAAGGTTGAGAAAGATTGACTAAAGAAGGTTGAAAGAGCAGCTGCACTATGGGGAGTGAGTGTGGTGATTATTGGAGGGGGAGGCGGGGGGCACAGCCctgataatttgttttggtcCTCCTCtagggtcatgtgaattttctaGTGCTATAAAAAGGTCACACTGACTACgtttgggaagccttgctctAGATGTTTCAAGCTCAGGTCTCCGTTGATTTCCTTGTTCCGCCACAGGGTGGCACCACTCGCCCACGGTCCAAAGCTGTGCTTCAGTGTAAAGTGTAAGAACACCATCTGtggcacaaaaataaataaataaagccacccATTCTTTGGTGCATGTCGCTGGCCTCTTCCACACCACACCAGGTTAGCATCTTCTGTTGCCATTGCCTTCACGCATGCTGACAGATTGCCTCTTCTTGGTCCTCCACAGTCTCACACCTCACATACATCTCACTCCTGAGGCACTAGATCAGACTGCAATTTCATCCTCTGGAGCCGAAACTGCTGGGCTAGATGAAATTCATTTGAGTCCCTTTTAAACCAAATAATCACACAAGGCTCATCTAAGTTCcaatttaattaaattttattGCCAGAATCTTAGAGAACAGATGTAATACAGAATCGCAAAGCAGTTTAAAGAAGctatataaattaaatacaatGTGATAGCAATAGCAGAATATGCAACAAATCCCGTAAGTTACAGCGAAGTTGCTTCTTTAAGGATCTATAAGTTCCATACCAAGAAAAAAGGCTGCCAgaggttgtttaaaaaaaacaaaacccacaactTACAAATATGTATTTTCCGTCCTACTTCTAGAAGACCGAACAGACTTTCTTTCCCTCTCAAACAAAAGCTTTTCTTATCAGCAGGCCATTAGCAGTCACATAGAGGAATCTATTCCCATTGTAACCATTTACCTGCAAAAAAGTAATTCCAGAGTGCAAGCTTTTTCAGGATGTGCAACAAAGCTGGGAGGAGCAATTTCTGTGTGTTTAAAGGAATTACCTCAGGCTACCAAAGCATTCCTGTTACCCCCCTTCAGCTCTCACTGCTTGCACAGGACTAGAATCCCAATACGGTCACAACATGACGACACAGTAACAGTTCAGGACAGAGGCTCCTAAGCATACACCAAATCAAAGTTTCACATTCCTTATCTACATGGTGCTAAGCCTCCATCTACTTTATTTAACCTTTTGTCATTCATTGGGGCGCAGTCTTCAGTACAACATATTTGTCTGACCTGCTGTATCTGTGGAAAGCCATGGACTACGGAGCCTTGGGAAAGCCAATCTCTGTGCTATAGCGAGGAACGGACAGTGCTACGTGGAGTTCCTTCCTGAAAGGAAGGGCAGTGGTCTCATGTAGAGACAGGGGGAAAGAAAAGTGAAAAACCTGCAGAGCTGGGCTAGCAGGTGCCTAGTGAAGCTTTCCTATGCCAGGTGAGGAACACATTGTAGGGAGACCATGGCCGTTCCTTCATCTGTCACCGTACAGGAGGCGTAGCGCAGACCCATGGGGGTGGAGGGCAGGCCAGTAAGAGCATGTGCCTATAGAacagtaacggggggggggggggggtttacagaaTGCACGGAATAGAGAGTGGCAATCCATGTCAGAAACGAGGGGTGCGAGAAAAAGGAATCGACAATCAGAGAAGAGAGCAGGAATAAAACCCCAAGAAGAAATGTAGATGCTGCATGTCAAAGGAAGAAATGGTCACATAATGAGTGCAGATGTTAACACCTCCAGGCCCGAATGGCAAGACCAGCAGTAATCAAAAGCGGGAACAAGCACAGGACACTGTAGAGCAATGAGGCACAGAGATCCAACACAGTACAACCTATAAACCATTCATCCACATCTCTGCCAATCTGCCGCATTTATTCCACCCACCAGCACACACCTCTTCCTCGTCACATCATCCAGCGCACAACTCATTAACATTCAGTATACGTACTGCCCTCCCTCAAAGCCAACCATTCCACTCCTGCAAACCTTGTCTCCTTTACCAGATGCACTAACACTTGAAAATGAAGGTGCTTGCAACAACATTCACTCTTCATCTAACaccaaccattaaaaaaaaaacacgcaTTTGGAGCTTCCTGTATATTTCAAACTGAAGTACATCTTTCTAAACTGGTTAACTCTCACTGCCAAGGTCAAAATTATACAGATATAGAGAATGAGGTCAGTGTCACCCTTGGTTGTAACTTGAGTTGAGCAATATTCCAAACCGAGAGAGGCACAAGCCATGATTTTTGCTTACACAGCAGGTATTCTAGGTAAGGACTTATGAAGGAACAGAGACCGTTCACTACTGAGACAATGGCATCCTGGTGGCAGGGGCTAGCAGCTCACGCTGGCATTGGAGAGGACTGAAACCCTTGCAGAACTGACAAGGcctgttctaggtgaaatcctaCTGGTCGTGACGAGGGGGCTGTAACGCTAGATGCTCTTCAGTGCTCACATCGCACAGTGTTGATCACAATGTCATCGTACTCCTCCTGAAACCGAAGAAATCAACCAACATATTAACGTTCTTAAAAACCCAAGCATACAAAACTGGATACAGCATACCCTGCTTTCACAAGGGCATCGTTTTATTTCTTTCCACCCTGTTAGGGCTCCCTTTGGACTGGAAATAAAACCCCAAAGGGGCCAAGGCCTCTCTCCTCTGCCATCTACACAGGTCAAAACGTGCCAAAGAAAGCACAGAAGGCATCGCACAGGCCCCTCACCATCTGCTTCATCAGCCTTTCCATTAACCCCATTACCAGGGTCAAACACATCTTTGATCATTCAAACGACTGTCAACAAAGAAGCTGAGAGAAAACTAGGACTGAATTCCTTACATCAGTGCCTATATCCAAGCTTTCCTCAGACTCCCAGTCAGGTTCCTCGGACCCAAAATCCCGCAGCAACTGCAGGATCTTTTGTTCAGGTCGGTAGGAGGCGCTGTAGATTGGTGTGTATCCAGCATACATCCTGGAACTCGTGTCTGCACCTGCCAGCAGCAAACATTTCACCGCCTCAGGGACCTGCGACTCCACCGCCAAGTGGAGAGGACTGCGACCACAGCTCAGCTCCTGCTCAAAAAGTAGACAGAGATATTAGCTGGGTCCACAAAACAATTTCTTCATGTCTCTGCCCCCAAGAGTTTCCAGTTCAAATCAGAACCAGGGCCGCCATCTGCCACCATAAGCCTTCAGAGTCCATAAGAACGTACCACACTGGGTCaggctgagggtccatcaagtccagcatcctgtttctaacagtggccaaatcaCAAGACCCCCAAACTACAAAGAGATCCCTTGCTGCTATcctgcagtgataagtagtggctatttatTAAGTGTACTTGGCTAatagtttcacatttacccgttctagacctctcatgattttaaaaacctcgatcatatcccccctcagccgtctcttctccaagctgaacagccctaacctctttagcctttcctcacagaggagctgttccatcccctttatcattttgctcacccttcttatccaatgtaactatattctttttgagatgcagagaccagaattgcaccaATATTCTAAAATGTGGCCTCAttatggaatgatacagaggcattataacactggccgttttattctccaatcctttactaatattctgtttgttttttttggttttttgacAGCCACGGCACagtgaactgaagatttcaaagtattgtccaatatgatgcccaggtccttttcctgaatggtaactcctaatatggaacttaatatTATGAAACTacaatgtgggttacttttccccacgtacatcactttacacttatccacattgaatttcgatctgccatttaaatgccaaGATCCTCCTGCACTTTTTCACAaccagcttgtgatttaacaacttataattttgtatcatctgcaaatctgataacttcactcattgttcccctttccagattatttataaatatactaaaaagcacaagtcccagtacagatccctgaggcactccactgtttaccccttttccACCGAGAAGACTATTTAGTCCTACactctgcttcctatcttttaaccagtttgtaatccacgaaaggacatcgcctcctatcccttgagtttttagttttcttagaagcctctcatgagggacttcagtaaatgacttctgaaaatccaaatacactgcatccactggctcaccattctCCACATATTTATGAACCCCTTCAAAAAGCGAGGCAGACTGgcgaggcaagatttcccttgtgtaactCCATGCTGGCTAGATCCCATTAAAAtatatgtctttctatatgttctgtgattttgttctttagaatagtttccactattttttcctggcactgaagtcaaactcacctgtctatagtttcccagatcacccatgagccctttttaaacaaaTCGGGGCTATATTGGCCATCCAAAACTACTTAGGAaggtttctcttatttttatacCCCACTCCCAATGCAATTCATTCATCACAGCGACAACCAGGGTCCACAAACTGCAGCTCCCTCCAGATCCTGCCTAACATGGACCCAAGTCTAACCATTAAACATCCCTCGTGCAATGACTGGGATGCTCTCCCCTCCTAGGACCTGTGAAATctgtctctgcagcatcctcTCCCAGCCTGGGAAGCAGAAACTTGGACCAGGAATGGAACCTGGATCCTCGTATGGCGACTTAACTGTCAAGCACTGTGCAAAGCCATACGAGGATCCAGGTTCCATTCCTGGTCCAAGTTTCTGCTTCCCAGGCTGGGAgaggatgctgcagagacagATTTCACAGGTCCTAGGAGGGGAGAGCATCCCAGTCATTGCATGTTACCTTTCTAATACTACCCAGATGACTTTGGTCTACCTGTTCGGGTGCACTCTGCCCTGCTCTCCAGCCCCATCAGTACTAACCTGTTTGTTAACATTGGCTCCAGATGCCAGCAGGAGTTTGAGCATCTGCAGATCTTTCCTGATGACGGCAATGTGCAAAGCTGTGTAACCTATGGAAAGAGGTGTGACATGAATGAGGCATTTCACTTGCAGACAGacctttatttttctcttgttgCCAGCTCATGAACTTAAAACAAACTTATCAGGCCATCTGTTCTTTTCCATCTTTCCTTTACAGGTTAAGTATGGGTTTGACATAGACCAAAAAGCTGCTTACTGTCATAATTGGTGCTGTCTAGCTGTTCCTGGATCTCGCTGGCATTTAGTGCATGTTCGCAGAGctctgctgaagaaaggaggGTCTGGGCACAGGCATATTGCCCTTCCTTGCACGCCACGTGTAGCGCAGTGTTGCCATTCTTCTCCTGGATGCAGGGATTGGCACCAGCCACAAGCAGCTTTTCAACGAAGGTCGGGAGTCCAATAATGACAGCAATGTGCAAGGCCGTctgcagaaagaaaagaaacacaaagaaaGTGAAAGGAGAACTGGGCAAAGAAAATCCATTCCGTGGATCAGGGGGGGAGAACAGAAACAACAAGAGGCTTTATTTAACTAAGGGCTTTAATATTTGTCACCTGGTTTTCAATTCAATATTTTAATCCGAGACTCAGCGACAGGGATGTTCAGATTCCTTTCACAAAAGtgaaagtaaggggggggggggggtattccgCAATTACATTTCTTAAACCCGGAGGGCCTCGGGAGTTGTCAAGTCTGAGGAGAACACGAAGCCCGGCGTGTGATCCCACACGCGGAAAGAAGAGACTATCTTCTGCTGCGCAGGAAGGCATGCGCaaccacacagagcaaagctctgtattctactaCTGAACCTTTGCCTGCTGGGCCCTGAAGGACAGttccccatgacagcatggctaattcagccctatcaATGGGAAATAGTGCAGTGTCTGGAATCCAAGGTcgtacaagatctgaggcagcttGGCTTTACCCGAGgtaggtcctgtcagataaatctagtctatttctttgactgggtgaccagagggTTGAAACAAGGGTGAACACAAGATGTAGCATactttcagtaaggcctttgacacggttccacatAGGTGACTTGTAAATAAACCAAGTGCCCTTGGCACGGACCCCTAAAGCGATTGACTGCATTAGAAACTggtgagtgggaggcaacaatgagtagtggtaaatggagttcatgcTGAGGAGGCGAGTGTCACTAGCAATACGcagcagggatcagtccttgaacCATTTTTTTGTCAATGTTTTCATAAGCAAAAGGACTATTGaggaaggtttgtctttttgtagctaccaaaatctgcaatagggtaaACACCCAGCAAAGTATGAAAAACACAAGGAGGGATCTAGTAACGTTCGAGGACTGGTttagagactggcagctaagagaATGCTAAAAAATTCAGGGTTATGCATTCAAGCTGCAAAAATCTACAAGATGAATATAGTATAGAACGTGAAATTTTTCTATtgctgggaggagaggggtgtaAATGTATCTGATGTTCTTGAGGCAGTCAGATAATGGATAAGGCAAAAGCCAAAGCTAAAGGAGAGGAATGATTAGGAGAAAACAGTGATATTGCCTCc
Proteins encoded in this window:
- the NFKBIB gene encoding NF-kappa-B inhibitor beta; the encoded protein is MAQRAVPAHSPTRKALLSHGPWGKAPESGEEWCDSGLGSLGDGQLWSLQPDEEEAEVEKESGVQSCGSPGPLDQTQPGSSEPERLDSALGDSLQEDEAAGLSQEVGALRLQEDSLQPWLHDILAFVTEDGDTALHLAVIHQHEAFLGTLLQFTENTEFLDLQNDLGQTALHIAVIIGLPTFVEKLLVAGANPCIQEKNGNTALHVACKEGQYACAQTLLSSAELCEHALNASEIQEQLDSTNYDSYTALHIAVIRKDLQMLKLLLASGANVNKQELSCGRSPLHLAVESQVPEAVKCLLLAGADTSSRMYAGYTPIYSASYRPEQKILQLLRDFGSEEPDWESEESLDIGTDEEYDDIVINTVRCEH